The nucleotide sequence CCGGTTCTTTTATAAGAGGAATATAAGACACCAAAAGGCTTGAATCAATCTCCTTGCCCGATCCTGTATCTGATCCCTCGGCGTAAATGTCCTTTGATCCTTATTCCTTCTCCGCGGAGGGAGGGGGCCTCCCTCCGCGGGGAGGATCGGGGTAAAGTTTTTGGGAATCGGGATGGAGGTATCGAATCGTGGAGGACCTTTTTGAGCCTGTGGTCGAGGTGGCCCGCCGGCACGGAGTGTGGGCGGAACTATGGGGAGAGGTCACCGAGGGCCTCACCGTGGAACGGCGGGACGGAAGGGTTCACGCGGTAGAACCCTATCGGGAGACCGTATTTTCCGTGCGCATCATTCACCGGGGCCGTGCGGGCCTTTCCTACACCACCCGTGCCGAGGCGGAGGCCATAAGAAAGGCCGCCGAAAGGGCCCTGGAGCTCGCCCGCCTGTCGGAGGAAGAGGGAGCCGTCCCGGATCCGCAGCCCCTTCCAGAGGTGCCCGAGGTCCGCGTGGCGCACCGGGAGGCCGGGGAACTGGCCGGTCTTCTTGAGGAGGCGGAGGAAGAGGCCCTCACGGCCGACCCCCGGGTGCACCGGATCGAACGGTCCGTGCTCTCCTGGTCCGAGACGCAATATCTGATCTTCCAGAGCGAGGGGGTGTCGGCCCGCTGGTCCGGCGGACACTATCAATTTCTCATCTCCGTTACGGCCCGGGAGGGAGAGGAGGAACGCTCGGCCTGGGAGTGGCGGGAGGCCCCGGCCCTGGAAAACCTGAATCTCCGGGGGCTTTCCCGGGAGGCTGCGGAAAGGGCCGCCGGGCTCCTCTCGGCCCGAAAGATTCCCTCCCGGAGGCTTCCCGTGATCTTTCCTCCCCAGGCCGCGGTCTCCCTCCTGGAAACGCTATCCCATTCCTTCTGCGGGGACGAGGTGGCCCGGGGGCGATCCCGGCTCGCCGGCAGGGTGGGCGAACGGGTCTTCGCCCCCCACCTGACCCTGGTGGACGATGGACTCCTCCCGCAAGGGGCGGAAACCCGTCCCTTCGACGACGAAGGCGCCCCCCAGAAGGAAACGATCCTGGTGGGCGAGGGAGTCCTGGAGGGGTTTCTCTACGATACCCGGTGGGGACGCCGGGCGGGCGTTCCCTCCACCGGCAACGCCCGCCGAGCCTCCTTCAGGACGCTGCCCTCGGTCTCCCCCACCAATCTTTACCTCCGCCCGGGGGAACACTCCCTGGATTCCTTGCGTCGATCCGCGCCCGCCGTGCTGGAGATCTGCGAGATGCTGGGATGGCACACCACCGATCCCATCTCCGGAGACTTCTCCGTGGGGATCTCCGGTTTCCTCCATCAGAACGGAGAACGATACCCGGTGGCCGGTCTGGCCCTCTCGGGTAACCTCTTCGATCTTCTCCGAAGGGTGGAGGCCGTGGGAAGAGACCTTACCTTTTACGGGGATACCGGAAGTCCCTCCCTTTTAATCCCCGATCTGGATCTCTCGGGGAGCTGAAACTTGCCTCCCCTCCATTAGGGGTTACCTTAAGCATAGCTGTCTTCATATCAAGATTCTGCCGACGGGGTTGAACATGGGGCTTTTTACCAGGATTGCGGCCAAGATCGTGGGCACCAAAAACGAGCGGGAGCTCAAGAAGCTCCGGCCTCTGGTGGAGCGCATTAATGCGCTTGAGCCGGAGATGCGCCGGCTTTCGGACGCCGAGCTCGCCGCCAAGACCGCGGAGTTCAAGGAAAGGCTCTCCCGAGGGGCCACCCTGGACGAACTCCTTCCCGAGGCCTTCGCGGTGGTGCGGGAGGCCGCCCGCCGGGTGCTCGGGATGCGGCACTTCGATGTGCAGCTCATGGGCGGGATCGTGCTCCATCAGGGCAAGATCGCGGAGATGAAGACCGGCGAGGGTAAAACCCTGGTGGCCACGCTACCGGCCTATTTAAACGCCCTAACCGGCAAAGGGGTCCACATCGTCACCGTGAACGACTACCTGGCCAGGCGAGACGCGGAATGGATGGGGCCGGTTTATCGCTTCCTGGGGCTTTCCGTGGGCTACATCGTCTCGGGAATGGACGACGCCGAACGCAAGCAGGCCTACGCCTGCGACATCACCTACGGGACCAACAACGAGTTCGGTTTCGACTACCTGCGCG is from Thermosulfurimonas sp. F29 and encodes:
- a CDS encoding TldD/PmbA family protein, whose amino-acid sequence is MEDLFEPVVEVARRHGVWAELWGEVTEGLTVERRDGRVHAVEPYRETVFSVRIIHRGRAGLSYTTRAEAEAIRKAAERALELARLSEEEGAVPDPQPLPEVPEVRVAHREAGELAGLLEEAEEEALTADPRVHRIERSVLSWSETQYLIFQSEGVSARWSGGHYQFLISVTAREGEEERSAWEWREAPALENLNLRGLSREAAERAAGLLSARKIPSRRLPVIFPPQAAVSLLETLSHSFCGDEVARGRSRLAGRVGERVFAPHLTLVDDGLLPQGAETRPFDDEGAPQKETILVGEGVLEGFLYDTRWGRRAGVPSTGNARRASFRTLPSVSPTNLYLRPGEHSLDSLRRSAPAVLEICEMLGWHTTDPISGDFSVGISGFLHQNGERYPVAGLALSGNLFDLLRRVEAVGRDLTFYGDTGSPSLLIPDLDLSGS